The following nucleotide sequence is from Manis pentadactyla isolate mManPen7 chromosome 13, mManPen7.hap1, whole genome shotgun sequence.
TGTAGTCCTCCAAGTTACAGGAGATTTTGCTTAATTCCAGCAGCAGCTGTGTTTAAAcagttgtaaaataaacaaatcacAGCCACGTCACTCAGGGATCTGTAACTTAAAAGCAATGCCTTCGTGAAcctttggaaaaatataaaaattgtaaagCAATGCTTACCTTGTGTACTGAATGTAGATTTGTGAAGGCAAGCTGCGGTATGGGTCATTAggaatacattcattcatttcatcatGCAtctcccaggtatatttggtcttcatccagttCCTAAAGACACTgcagccttaaaggtgaaatgggtgtctggtcatgttaatgagactttggaccccacccaagagTAGGGGCTGGTGGTTgaaatcagccaatggccaactGAGTCAATCATGACTAAGCAATGAAGTCtacacaaaaacccctgagaggAGCTCATGGCTCTCTTGGACCCTGCTTCTCTGCaggagagagcttctatgcttggggaaccagaactcttccatgtgccaccaagccaggccccaagctccatgaggatagcagctcctttatttgggaccttgtcctatgcatctcttcatctggctgttaacttgtatcctttacagtatcctttgttaaacaggtaaatgtgttttcctgagttctgtgagccactctagcaaattaatagaacctaaaggggaggtcgtgggaacctccaatctgtagccggtaggccagaagcacaggttaattgcctggggcttgtgacctgCATCTGGAGCTGGGAGtgaagggcagtcttgtaggcaggagcccttaacctggggaatctgggtgttcaagaattgtttgatgctgtgtgtgtgtgtgtgtgtgtgtgtgcaaagaccccctccctgccacacacacattgAATCAGGTTTgggaacctgaaaggagttacactacTGTTACTGCTGCACAACACCATTACTGTATATAATAATATTGTTGTGTATAAGTAAATGGAAACAATCACACAAGCTAATAAAATATAGCAGCACTTCAAGAAGTAACTTGCTTCTACAATGTAAGAATTATCAGAATCTGAGCAGGCATATCCTTGTTAATCCATGAGGGTGTTAGGGAGAAAGTAATAAGCTAACATTCAGAAGGGGTTTGTTTGGTTTATGTTCAATCGCAAGTGACATGGACAGTCAATGAAAAGTTGAGAAGCCAAAAGATTGTCACAGAGGGGTCTTCACCACAACAGCACCACAATGGAGGCAGTTATTATTTccaacttacccaaggtcatgtAAGCACTAAGAGACAGAGATGAAGACTCCAGCCTCGCAGTATGACTTTATGCCACATTAGTTTAGTAATAGCTGGGAATTGATAAGGTAGGCAGGCTTGAGTTTTACAGAGCAATCTGGCTACTATGGATAATGGGAAAGGGCTACTCACTTTCCCTGGATAAGACAAGAGCCTGCACAACTATTGACAGATGTAttaaagaaaaagcataaaacagagagagaaaagggtagGAAGAGTGCCACAGCCAACTTGAAGAGCCTAACACCGTGCCTGTTATTTATCTGGGTACACAATGTCCACAAGTGGTGTATTTTTACTTGGATGAGCTGTCAGATTGCTATTAAACATGAGAGTTTAAGATTTAtcaggattttttgtttgttgacgagagCCATAGTCTGCAGaaagtcaggaaaacaaaaaatgtactaTATTATCTGTCCACTCAATCTTACTTATTCAAAGAGATCCCAGTATCCTTTAGGTATGAGTAGTGATGTTACTTAGCCCTGTAATTCTAACAGTTCTTGGGGGTTATACTGATTGAGAGCTGACAGTGATAGGCTCCTATTTCCTAGAGACTTTCCTAACCAAACATATGGTAACAATCCTGGACTTTCAGTAAGATCTGTGTTTCTGATAGCATTGCTGGGGATATACTTGGGGTGGTTAAGCTTTTTGCAAGAGTTGACCATTACAGGAGGAATAAGCAGATGAGACACTCCCAGACAGGACTGAACTCTGCTGCCTTCCCCACTAAACCCAGGACAAATGGAAAATAAGCTTACTTCCTGAgattaaaggaaataaaggatCCAGCAGGAGGCACAGAGCTGGCAGACTTTTCCTGAAAAGTCCACAGAGTAAACATTTTAGGCCTTTTGGTCAGATacagtgtgtgtgtatcttttaacaatccttaaaaaaatgtacaaaccatTTTTTAACTCCCAGGTGCAAAATCAggctgtgggctgggctgggttTCACTCAAGCAAGGGCTATAGTTTGCTATCTGTCATAGACAAATGGGAATTCATGTGAGACAGCATATGAGACTTCATGAAGATATATTTAGCACAAGAGTTGACATAAAGGCAAACTACTGTTAAATAATCTGAGCCAGCCTAGCTCACAATAAACGTGAAGAGAACACAGTAAGACTACATGTGAATACAGATGATACTAAAtggtaaaggaagaaaaaagaggagataagtatttttaaatttgtgagCCATCTCAAACCTTCAAGAAAATTTCATTCTGCTATAGGGGAGAGCCAGAGAAAAATGGCTGTGAGGTTGTGTATGCCTGAGTACACCATTAAGGAACTGAAGCACTGGCCCCGGAGAACCGTATCAATGGCAATTAGAAGAGAGAAGACTCTATCAAAACCCTACTGCTATGTCAGCAGCTTTCCATGAGCTAGGACACGAAACACCTGCAAGTATTTTCCAGCAAAACAACTGTACATAAATCTAACTCATTTAATATTAAGTGAAGagacacatttaaacacacaaaaGCAAACCACTTACTACCTACTatgtaatttactttttattgaaagtTATCTTGCATTCATGATGGATGACTTCTGGGTTTTGCCACACATTTTAATGttaaaggtttattttttacATGCAAGTAGTGTGAACAGTTTTCCCTACATGAGATCAGATTATAAAAAGATGACATACCACATGGGCTGTGTCTTTTTTAACTGAAAAGCTAATAAACTGTCTAGTTTTATTTCCCCCAAGCCATAAACTGAGTAGTAGCTGAGTCTCTAGCCAACATATTCAAAGCTGaggattaaaaatgcaaaaacaagttcttagattcaCTTAAGGGGGCCTGCTATGTATGTACAGGCTAACTGCTATCAGTGGTACTCCCTGACTCCAGGAAGCTGGAAGACATCCTAATAACCCCACTCAGAACATTTACTTCAGTAACCTTTTTCCAGTTTCCAACTCATGAATAAAGATAATACGTTGTTAATTCTACTTCAGAAAACTTTTTCCAAGTTGTTTTATTTACAATGCCAACTTTTAAAAGGTCATTAAACTAAAGTTAACTGGACAATAAACTAGGCAAAAATTGCTttacaaaaagaaggaaagccCAAAAAATGCTGCTTCCTATAGAGAACccacagttcagttttattcagaaaaaaaaaaaaaggaaaaagaaaaccttttcaTCATACCAGGAGAAACTCAGCCATGGGGCCATAGGTTTGGAGTCTGTGCTCAAACTACACATGCAGTGAGGACAACTTCTGCTAATACAACTGATTTCCTGCGCGTTTGTCTACTGTTTGCCTAATattaacaattataaacagaGCAGTGCAACTAGTATCTGGAACAATCCTTACAGTGTTACAGTGTCAAGCATAACATTTCACTTCTCTTCACACCACTGGTTCTCTTTGCGCACCTAGAAGAGAAAGTTATAAGTACTATGAGTAGCCTTTCCTAAGACTACCACCCAGTGATTCATCGATTGCCTGTAAGATGGGGTCAGAAAGGGACAGATGGGAAACTGGAAAAACACCAGGTTCAGAGTATGCTTCCTGGTTACGATTCTTGGCCTCCCACGTTTTTATTCTGCCCTGCTGagatcatcaaaaaaaaaaggtaagggcAATGGGCAATTACAGCTTCAGTCACCAGAGCTGATAAAGCAAATTCAAATAGTTCATTCACATTACTTCAGTTTGTAGCTGTGTCAATAAAATCATTCTCATCTATTCGTTAATTTCCTCCCCATTCACTAAGTCGCTTTGAAGGATGCTAGCATACAACCATGCATAGGGCCTGATTGTCTGAAATTAAGTTATTTATGGCAGACATGTAAGGTCCCAGATATCAAAACTAGTTCACTGCTAAGGAATAAATATCAAAGAGCACCACTAGTTGAAAACTAATTGCTCTTATGCTTATAAAAGAGTAGTACCATCTAAATGGTTAGACTCATAGGCAGactctaaataaaaatatttttaggacaCAGAAGTACCTAGTATTCTAAAGTACGGTCAGGATTCTTTGATACAGTCACAACTCTTTTCCTGGCATGTTATGAGTTTTAGtctcttttaaaaagaatgcaATCAAGGACAAGCTGTGGGCTACCTACCTGGGCTTCCTCTTCTTCAGTGAAGTCATTTTTGATATTGAAGGTCTTGCGAATCTCCTCAGGAGTTTTCCCCTTGATCATGTTGGCAACGGTCTTGCATGTAACATCAAGCAAACCTTTGATGTCTAAGTAGTTTGCAGCCTATAAAGTGATTTATTATTAGAGTGAACTTCATGTtctaaaataaattgaaagatgACTGAAATCCCTATCTAAGTTTAAAATGCTagttaattttaagaaattaaatgaaaaaataaatcaaattgttgaaatatttttcttgtccCCTTCTTCGTCACACCTCTATAATACTGAGCTGCCTTAAGCAAACTACACTATCTCAAATGTTTAAGAATGCCCACTACTGGCAGAGGGGTATGTACGTGTGCAAGTGCCATATCAAATCTgtactaaaatatttaaagaatgcaaCCACAAAGTTGTTAGAGCATTGTATTTTACTTATCTTCTGAAAGAATCAGCATTTagtttcttttgattttctctttttctgttttctatttattgattTCTCCTCTTCAACATTCCCTTTCTTTAGGTTTAACTTCATCTTTCATTAACTTTTTAAGGTCAAACCTTAGATCATAGATTTGAAACTTCTTTTCCAATGTAGGTGTTCAAGACTTATCAATTTCccctctaaatactactttagctgcatctcacagattttcATGTGTTGTGTTCTAGTTCCATTCAGGTCAAAatactttgttgttgttttttcttttttgactcaTGGGTTAGTAAGAAGTGTGTTATTTAGTTTTCAAATACCTGCAGATTTTCCAGCTGTTACTGATTTATGATTAATTCCATTGTGATCGGAAAACACACACGGTGTACATGAACTGAATCCTTTCAAGTTTGAGACTTGTTTTACGGCCCAGAATATGTCTTTCTTGGTAGTGTatgcttgaaaagaatatgtattttgcTGTCATTAGATGTAATGATCTTTAAATGCCAATTAGGACAAAATGGTATATAGTGTTATTCAAGTCTTCGATAGCCTTACAGATTCTCTACTTGTTTTATCAATTATTTAGAGACATTTATTGAAATCTCTGTGGATTTGTCTGTTTATCCTCtgagttttatttgttttatttcactttttagaGGCTCAGCTTTTAGGTACAAATGTTTAggattatttcctctttttaaaaaacagtctttttattgaagtatagttgatatacaatattctattggtttcaagtgtacaacatagtaattcaacagcTATTTACATAATTAAATGCTCACAGCCCAggaagtgtagttactgtcaacaaagatagtacaatattgttgactattattatttccttttaacaATGAACTGATCCTTTTATCACTAGGCAATGACCCTCTTTAATTGTTaatattctttgctctgaaatttaCTTTAATTAAGTCACTCTAGTTTTTCAATTGTAAGCACAATTTATCTTTTTCTACCCTTTAAACCTACTGTCTTTATAGTTAAATTGAGTTTTCATACATAGAATAGCTGAGTCTTATATTTTTTCTATCCAATGTGACAATCTCCACCCTTtgtgtttagaccatttacattcaaTGTGATTATTAGTACATGGATTTACATATAGCATTGCATTTGAGTTCAGGGTGTTAAAATTCAGTATCAGTGAATTTAACAAGTTTAACTCTGTAAAAAGTACTGAAGGCTCTGGACTAGAGAAATCttatatacattaaaaacatACCAGAATAAGTTCAAAAAGTGTTCCCTGGTCAACTTTCAGGAATTCTTGGTCCCAAACAGGGATATCATCtgttcgcttttctttgttctcatcatCCTCAGGAGGAGGAGGGTCATCCTTGTGATGGGTGCACCACTGAATGACCTACAAGAACAAAAGTTCATTCCTCTGTAGCATTTTATCACTACGTCCTCATTCCACTGCTGGGGCAGTTATTCCTACAATTGGCTAAGAAACATCTACTAGTTGACTTGAATAACAAAGTTAATAGCCAAAcgtaaaaagcaaaaatgaagctTGAGGAATCTTCACAAGGATTTACAACAGGATAGAAGATCTTAGATAATAGTGAACCATCAGACAGATTACTATACTTGACCgtattaaaaagcttctgtgcaaaAAGACAGGACAatgactgggaaaaaaaaatgcaacatgTACAACTGACAATGAATTACCCTATAGAATATAAAATCTTAAAGATCACTACAAAGAAATGAGCTAAAGATATGAATAGGCTACTCACAAAAGAAATCTGGAGAACTGCTTAGCCTCATTAGATGCAAAATTAATGCTACAGTCATATAATACTTTAGActgcaaaaaaaaatcattttgatgCAGATCACTGGCAATAATGTGAGGACAACATGAACTCTTTCACTGGTGTGTAAATTGGTATACCCCTTTGAAAAATAATCTAGCACTATCTAGTGAAGCTGAATATGTACATACATTATCACCAAGCAATTCTAAATAACCCAGACATGTTCATGAGACTATCtggttataaaaacaaagaaggaaaagccTAAATGTTTCCTCAGTAGGGGAATGAACACATTACAAAGTTTCAGGAAGTTGATTAGCTAGACTATGTACCGAAGACCAAAATCAACACTAACAGTGCTAAGTTGTAGAATCTAGGCTTTCAGTCAATGGGTGTTTGCTGTGTAGTTCAATTTCTCTGTATGCTTATACTATAATGTTGGGGGAATAAATGAGAgaaagtggcaaagctgagaaATTATACCGCCAGGATgcaaaaaaactatttttaggaaataaaagCCAAGCGTCAGCGACTTTAGTGAAACAatagttttaaagaaagaaacagcaaTTAATATGCATAGGTGTATAAAAACCCTTTGAAAGGACAGGGAAGAAATTAGTGATTGTTACTTATGGGGTTTCTGGTCAGATGAGAGATAGGATGGAAGATTTTACTGTATACCTTTACCATTAATCAGTTGAAGAAAACTTACAAGCAGCCCGTATCCCGCAGCCCATTAACTCTGACCTTCTCTGCTCCTTCCTTGCTTGTTCACTGTGCTGTAGACACCACACACGTTTCATCCCTAACTTTCCTCAAATGGTAGGGCATGTTTTTTGTCTTAAGGTCACTGCATGGGATTCTCTTCCCTCACATATTCTCCTCTGTTTAAAGATCATCTTCTCCGTAAGGCATTTCCTaaccatctttatttttaaagtagttaACTATCCACCTACCAACCCACTTGTACTCTATAGTTTTTCCATTTGATGTATTTCTTATATGGTATGTTTCCCCCACATCTTTAGACTGTAAATAGCAGAGACTGCTGTTTACTGCTGCACCTTCAGCACCTAAAAAATGCCAAGCCTTTGAATGAATGCAAGCCAAAGTCCTTTTAGAAGCATTTACATACTATAAAATAGAATGTTAATTGCAAGACAATACCCAGAAGCCAGAAAAGAGTTCTAACTAGACAAAATATAAAGCTTCTAAACTATAAAATAGTATGAACTGACATAAGACAAGTGGCAGAAACTCTAAAGAATTCCTATAAAAAGCCCATTAGACTATAAaacggatgaaccttgaaaatattatgctaagagaaataagccagacacaaaaaggatAAATACTGTATGCCATTTATATGATGccatatatatgcacatagagTCAAATTCattaagacagaaaacaaaatgggCTACAAGGGGCTAGAGGGAAGGGAGAATGGGGTAAATTAAACccattattgtttaatgggtacagagttttcagtttgggatgaCAAAAGTTCTAGAGAGAGTGGGGATGGTTGCACAAtgtaaatgtactaaatgccactgaactgtacaatttaaaaagttaaaatggtaaattttgttgtattttatgacaattttttttttaaagcaaaagacaatgcagaaaatataaaaagtcaGTAACACATGCAAAAAATGTTCAGGCTTAGAGAATCACTTTTTGACCCAGTCTGGGGCAATTAAAAAGACTGCTAATAGCAGATCATGGTAAGAGTATGGAAAAATATGCAGTGTAGTAGCATCTCATGCCAGGGTCAAGAGAAAGCATAAGATGAAATCATATCTGGTCAATGACCTCTGAAAATCCTCTAGATAGGGGCCAACTGGATCTGACCATTCCCATCTCTAGGACTAACCAGCTTTCCCCTCAATGTGGAAATTGGCTGCTGTCTCTTCAGATGAATACCTGGCTCTGTTAAGGAGCTGTGCCCTGAAACACTAAAATCCTACTCAATATAGAGAGCCATTTATGCTCAGACACAAGGTAAAGTGattaactaaaaacaaaacaagcacacCTCTTATTCTCAAGCTCCCTTTGGGGCACACCCCAAATTCTATGcacaaacaatacaaaaaattttCCCTTCTGCTAAGAATATACTATTATATTTCAGTAATTTAAACGTTAATGGAAAAAGACTAGACAACTCAAATAGTCACACAGCCTGGTTAAATCAACTACAACAAATATTTAGAGTCATAATCATACTATGTTAAGTTGTGTTGTAAAGGAAGCTGTCTTCAATATAGAAAGATCACCAGaatattgttaaataaaaaaaagataggtGCATACACAAGTGTATACTTATTTACTACCTTACCTTTTTTAATATTGCTGCATTAACATTTGGTAGAGGAACTGGGTCATCATCTCCTTCATCATCCATTCCCAAATCTAAGAAAACCAGAAGAGAGTTGCCATTATTTCCTAACACCACTGTAACATTTACACCAACCAGGCTGTGACTCAAACAAATAACTTGCAAGACACTGTCTAAGCCCGTAAAGAGTACTTTATTAAGAATAGTTCTCTTAAGAGCATTTAAAATTGGTAGTAACTAAACGGTCTGTGAACCACCCAAAACTATATAAAATGTGTGAGTagacaaatacagaaatatataaagagagttCTCAATTAGGAAAGAACGTGATTTAGTAAGTGGGACTGAGACAATTGGACagccatttggaaaaaaattaaagccagATCCTTATCCTTAGTCTTTATACCAAACTGTCTACATGGACTGcgcatttagaaaaataaaatgtaaagtacTATAAATAACAGAATCTCAATCTATTAAAATCTGAAGCCCaaacatgtacatatacacatgcaacAGATCATGCAGCCACTGACAAAAATAAAGCAGGCAGCTCCATATATACTGGTATggttttcaagtttttaaaagccaggtataaaaagataaaacaatctgaacaaatgaaaatataagtatatatgcatatTAAAATATCTCCAAAAGGACACATAAGGAATTGACAACAATATTATGTCTAGGGAAGTTAACAAGAACATGGGTTAAGGGACTTAGTTTCAGTACAAACCCTTTCACCACATACGTATTACCTATAATTTTGAATCTATAGTTTTCTCTGGTAAAAAAGGCCTAACTTTCAGATTCTCAAAGTGGTTGGTGAACTCCAAAGAAAAAACTTATAAAATCCTTATGTTCCTTAAAGATTctaaataagaatattttttcaaatcacaTGGGTCTGTCCTTCAGTAAAGAGCTACCAAAGAAAGCTACTTAGAGGGCAGTAAGTACCAAGACTGGGGGGTCAAAAGTTACTACAGTACTATATTGGTTGTAGCAGTTATCAGTTATGCTAACATGGTCAGCAATGAACACAGGAGGATGAGAGGAATTGTTGCAATTTTAGATAGAGTGGCTCAGGATGCCTCACAGAGATGACGACATTTTAAGAAAATCCTAAAGGAAAGAACACCTAAGCAGAGGAAATAGCAAATGCAAAGGCCTTCTGATAGGAGTATCAGAAACACTATGGAATCTATAGTGTCGTGTCACTAGAGCAGAGTGAGCAAGGGTAAAAAGAACAGTCAAGAGCAGTAACAGGGCCTGGTAGTAATAGGGCTTTGTGCATTTTGGCCACTGTATAGGGAAGAGAGAGCACAGAGTTGGGGGGAAAGAGGGAAACCAATTACGGGATTGGCAAtcatccagttacaaaatggtgGCTTGTAAAGGTTTATAGCTATGAAAGAACTGGTCCAATTCTGTTACGCCTTTTGAAGATGGAGGCAACGGGATTTGCCAAAAGATGGGAGTAGAATGTGAAAGGAGTGAAGGAACACTAAGGTTTAGGACATGGGGAGCTACATCGATAGAGCTGCCACTGGAGTTGCCATTAATTGATACGAGGAAGGGGACTAAACTTGGAAGGCAGGGAATCAAGAATTCTTATTTCGTAAGTTTGAGATACCtattatatatgcaaggataGACCAAGAGGTTAAATATCCAAGTCTAAAAATCGAAAGGAGAGATCAGAACTCTAAGTTTGGGAATTAGTATATAGATGGTTTCTAACACTATTATGAATAGATGAGATGACCAGGGGAACAAAAGAGTGTAGACAGAGTGAAGAGGTCCAGTAATTAAGGCAAGCTCTGAGGAACTACAGGCTTTAAACACGAGGAGACAGAAGGCTGTGAGTGAAGTATTAACAGCAGGTATCCTGGTAGCCAAATGTAGAACAGCATGGTTAACTGTCAAATGCTGTCAATAGgtctagaaaaaataaatagatgatGCACTTGGTAACATGGAAATCACTGAGATTAACAAGCAATTTCAGTGGAATGGGAAAGTTAAGAGTAGATTCAAAAAGTATATGGGTGGATTCTCCTATATGTTTTCCGTGTGGATGAACTCACTCActtgccctcccctcccttccaccAATGCCTTTCCCTGATCCCACTGCAGCCTAGAGTAACACTATGAAATGACACTATCTCAATTTGGACGAAGCCTCTTATGCTTTCCCTGAACtagtatgaaatatttttaatcagaGAGGAAGTTACACTACGTAAAACACCTGTGTTTTGGGGAATTAGGATATTaaaggaaacaaatacagaagaCCAGCTTGTTTAGATCCAAACAGTATTTGGAAGAAGACTATAAAGTCACCTTAAAACTAAGGTCCTTCTGGTTGTAAAGGATCACTTCTCTAGCATTTAAACTAAGGATCTgcaatattttttgcttttagactGAATGCACAACTAGCAACAGTCACTCCTTTAAGCTATTTAGTTTCAAGGACTTCTGAAAGACACCTGTATCCTGACACCACACCCtgtacctgaaaaaaaaaaatcagtcaatccATATATATGCCAAGATTTTCACTTCTGATTGTCCTGTGATTACAAGgtttcatttttgattttctaAGTCATAAAAAAACTCATAACCAGAGATTCTCAGatggaaaataaggaaagcagTAAGTTGCTGAACTCTAAATAGACTCCAGTCCTCAAAAGGCTAGAATTCTATACAAACTATTGGTACTTAAGATAAAGCCATTCACTTTGATGCCCAAAGGcaatgaaaggaaataaatcacAAAACTATTGCCATCTATCAGTCTACTTGCTTCACTGATCAAAGCTGGCATGGAAAACCTTCAAGAGGCCCTGTATTCTTACACTGGCAAATGCTTTTTTGAAGCAGCACAGGACAGATTAGTGTGCCAGGCACCAactaagaagaaataaagaacactTTCATTGCCAAAGCAAGTATTCAGGCATCGATTTTGGTATCAGTTTCTACATCTTCTAGATAAACCTTACTCACCTGCCTGTAGAGACACATGGATTGCTTTCACACTCTATTAGTGACCATACATAGTTCTTCATTCAACAGGTacttgatgaacagtgactgtggaATGTACCAAGGGGTTTACAACTTAATAGAAATGATCTGTGTATGTAAGTTACCAGGGTACAGGAAGGACTGAAAGCGACACGTGATTGGTATCAATTACCAAAAAGAATTATATGTTCAGATTTTATCAGCAAACAGAAGCCACGTGCTTAGAAAACAGCAGACACATGCTCCACAATTCAGCTTCTGTCTCTATGACACCTATTATTTTTTGGAAGTTCTCTAACTTACAAAATGTGAAATCCTCAATGGCTTGTCTACAGTGTAAGAATCTGACAATCACTCTGGTCACCTCAAAATGCCTTCCTCAAATCTTCCTCTGCTAATCCTCCTCCTCCAACTTCTACACTCTTAACATTGCCCTTCCCGCCCCAATATGGCTGCCTACCAACCTCACTTACTCCTATACTCCCATAACTCATCGGATCAAGTAAGTCTATTTACCTCCAGCAGTCTATAACTCAAGAGACCAAGGTCCACATACTCAATTGCTTAAGATGTTCTGAAGCAATCTCAAACATCCATACTATGTTCAAGCTcaaagtcattttctttttctttccattcctctgAAACCATTTTTCAGCTCTACCAACTACAGTATCACTAACTCATCCTGCCCCATAGACCCCCAACTAAAAATCTCAATTTTACTTTTCTCCAACATATCCCATCTACTTTACCTCAGAATCATCTCCCAAAACATCCTAATTTTACTACatgtgaaatatcacctcactgCAGTAATACACACTGCAATTTCTCCACAAGCATGAAGAGTAACATCAGCCAAGATATTCCCATAACACCACCTGGCACACAATTTTATTAATGAATTAGTTATACCATGTGACAGTTTGTCTTGTTTGGTGTCTGTCTCCCTTCCTAGTTTATAAATCCTTTAAGGGCAAAGACCATTTCGTACTTAGCTTCTTTTCACCAGCATATAGCTAGTGCTCGGCGTGTAACTCTTCTCTTTGCTTATGTGTGTATAAGCTACAGATCTTCCCTACATAAAAACCTTTGTTATCTGACTACTGAAAAACATTCTTATTACtactaagtttttatttttttaccaatTCTTGAAACTGCCTTGTATGTCTCCATTTATTAATGTCCAGCAACCCACTGGTAATACTGAGATCCACATTAACTAGTAAAAGTTTCAAACTTTTTCAGGACTGGTTTTCTTGCCTTACTTTTTTGATGTGCTACATATAATGCTTTGCAGTAGTTTCAGAGGAATAACAAAATAGACATAAGGGAAAAgctggttaaagaaaaaaatctcagtttACAATCTACTCAGCTTACTCCCTTCTGCTGCAATAAGGTGCTCTATTTACCTACCACACAGAAAGGTATCTCTTTTCCAAaggcttttattttttgccaCTAGATATACTCAAAACAGAAATGGGCCATTGACTGAGGCTCAGAAATCATTTCAGTATTAGCTTATTGTCTTATCTATTTAATAAGGCAAAAACCTCATGGATTGAGACAGAGCAGAAAGGATG
It contains:
- the SKP1 gene encoding S-phase kinase-associated protein 1, yielding MPSIKLQSSDGEIFEVDVEIAKQSVTIKTMLEDLGMDDEGDDDPVPLPNVNAAILKKVIQWCTHHKDDPPPPEDDENKEKRTDDIPVWDQEFLKVDQGTLFELILAANYLDIKGLLDVTCKTVANMIKGKTPEEIRKTFNIKNDFTEEEEAQVRKENQWCEEK